The Colletotrichum higginsianum IMI 349063 chromosome 2, whole genome shotgun sequence genome has a segment encoding these proteins:
- a CDS encoding Peptidyl-prolyl cis-trans isomerase-like 2 gives MGKNTDKLYITHSEWSSSDAYSASAGANVNGRSRPGSFRRLPFNFCAASLQPFKNPVCTKDGTIFDVEVISSWLDKHNTNPVNGEPLGAKDLIKLNFARNAGSDSSSAGLSDGQGDLIDPVTFKVFTDNTHIVAVRHGSYANVFAWETVERMNIKAKNWRDLVDDVEFTRADIITLQDPQNAASRDLSQFKFLKDGEEAILTKEQEEDRKNGNVNIDALGRIGDKVLRAKEAVEKARRERGEGGDINRTSGAVIRSGSAAHRKSMIMEKKVPSNAAVYTTGRAAASFTSTGLTPETSGERALLTDEEYMLKPKRVKIKGYARIETNLGDLNIELYPEYAPRAVWNFTRLAQKGYYKGVTFHRNIRNFMLQGGDPSGTGKGGTSIWGKNFQDEFDGPLTHDARGIISMANKGKNTNSSQFFIIYRPTKHLDNKHTVFGKVVGGLDVLSKMEDVPTDGSDRPLNKIVMKEVVVYLDPFEEFLKEKSETDKLEKTKQAIALSGGTEDDKTTWTGKRIRADGTIDNGSAGAGVGRYLKSQEKPTTATDADLDTWEEPAKKKTKRGGFGNFDNW, from the coding sequence ATGGGCAAGAATACGGACAAACTCTACATCACCCACTCCGAGTGGTCGTCCTCGGACGCATACTCTGccagcgccggcgccaaTGTTAACGGACGCTCACGGCCAGGCTCGTTTCGCCGACTTCCCTTCAACTTTTGTGCTGCCAGCCTACAGCCGTTCAAGAACCCCGTATGTACTAAGGATGGAACCATTTTCGATGTCGAGGTCATCAGTTCCTGGCTGGACAAACACAACACCAATCCCGTGAACGGCGAGCCACTTGGCGCCAAAGACCTCATCAAACTCAACTTCGCCAGAAATGCGGGATCCGACTCGAGCAGCGCAGGCCTCAgcgacggccagggcgaTTTGATCGACCCTGTTACCTTCAAGGTCTTCACGGACAACACCCACATCGTAGCGGTTCGGCACGGAAGCTACGCAAACGTTTTTGCTTGGGAAACCGTTGAGCGAATGAACATCAAGGCAAAGAACTGGCGAGacctggtcgacgacgtggaGTTCACGAGAGCCGATATAATCACCCTGCAGGATCCCCAAAACGCCGCCAGCCGGGACTTGAGTCAGTTCAAGTTCTTAaaggatggcgaggaggcgATCCTTACcaaggagcaggaggaggatcGGAAGAACGGCAATGTCAACATCGACGCATTGGGTCGCATCGGTGACAAGGTTTTGAGGGCgaaggaggccgtcgagaaggctCGCAGGGAACGCGGGGAAGGTGGCGACATCAATCGCACGTCCGGCGCCGTTATCAGGTCAGGATCCGCGGCACATCGCAAGTCCATGATCATGGAGAAGAAAGTCCCATCCAATGCCGCCGTCTACACAACTGGCAGAGCGGCCGCCAGTTTCACCAGCACAGGACTCACGCCCGAGACGAGCGGTGAAAGAGCACTGCTGACGGATGAAGAGTACATGCTCAAGCCGAAGCGAGTCAAGATTAAGGGCTACGCCCGCATTGAGACGAACCTCGGCGACCTGAATATCGAGCTCTACCCAGAGTATGCGCCTCGTGCGGTGTGGAATTTCACGAGACTCGCGCAGAAGGGCTACTACAAAGGCGTCACCTTCCACAGGAACATCAGAAACTTCATGCTTCAAGGGGGCGACCCCTCGGGTACGGGCAAAGGTGGGACTAGTATTTGGGGAAAGAACTTCCAAGACGAGTTCGATGGACCCTTAACACACGATGCTCGAGGTATCATCAGCATGGCCAACAAGGGCAAGAACACCAACTCTAGCCAGTTTTTCATCATCTACCGGCCAACGAAGCACCTGGACAACAAACACACGGTATTTGGCAAGGTTGTCGGCGGTCTGGACGTGCTGTCAAAGATGGAAGATGTTCCTACCGACGGATCCGACCGCCCGCTCAACAAGATTGTGATGAAGGAAGTGGTAGTATACTTGGATCCTTTTGAGGAGTTTTTAAAGGAGAAGAGCGAGACGGATAAACTAGAAAAGACCAAGCAGGCGATTGCACTGAGTGGCGGTACAGAAGACGACAAGACAACATGGACCGGCAAGCGGATCCGAGCCGACGGGACGATAGACAACGGAAGCGCAGGCGCCGGTGTGGGCAGGTATCTCAAGTCGCAGGAGAAGCCCACCACGGCTACGGATGCAGATCTTGATACCTGGGAGGAAccggccaagaagaagaccaagCGTGGCGGCTTCGGTAACTTTGACAACTGGTGA